GGCGAGCGAGGGCGCGCAGACCGGCGTGATGACATCGGCCTCGACGGGAACGAGGCGTCGCCCCGTCATCGCTTCGCCCGCCTCGACGAAGAACAGCGCCGCGTCGAACATTTCGCGGTCGAGATCCGGCGCGGCTTCGAGCGCGGTCACCGAGACGGCCGCGCCTCGCAGAGCCTCCGTCAGCGCGGCGAGCCGCGGCCTCAGCCATAGCTGCGCTATCGCCGGGGAGGCCGCAAGGTGCACCGGCCGCGGGCCGGCCGCCGTCTTCAGCGCACGCACGCTGCCGCCGAGCTCGTCGAGGCAGCGCGAGATCTGTGCGGCGACCCGCCGGCCATGTTCGGGCAGCACGACGCCGTGGGCGGTGCGCTCGAACACCGGCATGCCCAGCCAGTCCTCGAGCTTGCGGACCTGCTGCGCAACGGCGCCCGGCGTCACCTTGAGCTCGCCCGCGGCGGCAGCGAAGCCACCGAGCCGCGCCGCCGCTTCGAAGGCCCTGAGTGCATTGAGCGGCGGCAGCGGAGGCCGCGGCGGGTCGACAGCCATGGGCGGGAGGCTCAGTTTTTCTATGCCTAATCCGGCAATTTAACTGGTTTGCGCGCTCGGGCAATCCACCCCGATAGTGCGCTTCGGAACGACCATCGGGAGCGGATCGGATGAGCGGGCTTGCGCGGCGCGGCTGGGTGGCCGAGACGGTGGAGACCTTTGTCGGCGGCATTGCGGACTGGGCGGCGCGGCGTCCGGCCGCGGAGGTTGCGGCCGAGATCGAGGGACTGGCCGCGCTCAACCGGCGGATCCACGACGAGGACTGCGTCAACCTCAACCCGGCCAGCAATACGATGAACCCGCGCGCCGAGGCGCTGCTCGCTCAGGGTCTCGGTGCCCGCGCCTCGCTCGGCTACCCCTCCCAGAAATATGAAATGGGCGTCGAGGCCATCGAGAAGATCGAGGTGATCGCGGCCGCCCTCGCCGCCGAGATCTTCGAGGCACGCCATGTCGAGATCAGGGTCGGTTCGGGAGCTCTCGCCAATCTCTACGCCTTCATGGCGACGACCGGCCCGGGCGATGCGGTGATCGCCCCGCC
This portion of the bacterium YEK0313 genome encodes:
- the gcvA_14 gene encoding Glycine cleavage system transcriptional activator, producing MAVDPPRPPLPPLNALRAFEAAARLGGFAAAAGELKVTPGAVAQQVRKLEDWLGMPVFERTAHGVVLPEHGRRVAAQISRCLDELGGSVRALKTAAGPRPVHLAASPAIAQLWLRPRLAALTEALRGAAVSVTALEAAPDLDREMFDAALFFVEAGEAMTGRRLVPVEADVITPVCAPSLAARLASPADLAAMSLLHDATWRRDWSRWLAAAGGPAWLAETGPAYSLYSMGVEAALAGEGVLIGHLPLLRAPLADGRLVRPFAREVRLDRVLAMLLPEPVGAEATRLAELLMAGEWRMASSE